The proteins below come from a single Streptococcus canis genomic window:
- the murD gene encoding UDP-N-acetylmuramoyl-L-alanine--D-glutamate ligase → MKEIRDFQNKKVLILGLARSGEAAARLLDKLGALVTVNDGKPFEQNPAAQALLEEGIKVICGSHPVELLDEDFECMVKNPGIPYDNPMVKRALAKRIPILTEVELAYLVSEAPIIGITGSNGKTTTTTMIADVLNAGGQSALLSGNIGYPASEVVQKATADDTLVMELSSFQLMGVNAFHPHIAVITNLMPTHLDYHGSFEDYVAAKWMIQAQMTESDYLILNTNQEISAALAKTTKATVIPFSTQKVVDGAYLKDGMLYFKEQAIMAATDLGVPGSHNIENALATIVVAKLSGIADDIIAQTLSHFGGVKHRLQRVGQIKDITFYNDSKSTNILATQKALSGFDNSRLILIAGGLDRGNEFDDLVPDLLELKQMIILGESAERMKRAADKANVPYLEATDVAAATKLAFKKAQAGDTILLSPANASWDMYPNFEVRGDEFLATFECLKGDANA, encoded by the coding sequence ATGAAAGAAATCAGAGATTTTCAAAACAAAAAAGTATTAATATTGGGTTTAGCCAGATCTGGCGAGGCAGCAGCGAGACTTTTAGACAAACTTGGTGCTCTAGTTACGGTCAATGATGGGAAACCTTTTGAACAAAACCCAGCGGCACAAGCCTTGTTGGAAGAGGGAATTAAGGTGATTTGTGGTAGCCACCCAGTAGAATTATTAGATGAGGACTTTGAGTGTATGGTTAAAAATCCTGGGATTCCTTATGATAATCCTATGGTTAAGCGTGCCCTCGCAAAGAGAATTCCCATCTTGACTGAAGTGGAATTGGCTTATTTAGTATCTGAAGCCCCTATTATCGGGATTACAGGATCAAACGGGAAGACAACCACAACGACAATGATTGCGGATGTTTTAAATGCTGGTGGGCAATCTGCTCTCTTATCTGGTAATATTGGTTACCCTGCTTCAGAAGTTGTTCAAAAAGCAACTGCTGATGATACTTTGGTGATGGAATTGTCTTCTTTTCAATTAATGGGAGTAAATGCTTTTCACCCTCATATTGCTGTCATCACCAACTTAATGCCGACTCATCTGGACTATCATGGAAGTTTTGAGGATTATGTTGCTGCTAAATGGATGATTCAAGCTCAGATGACAGAATCAGACTACCTTATTTTAAATACTAATCAAGAAATCTCAGCAGCTCTAGCTAAGACCACCAAAGCAACAGTGATTCCTTTTTCAACTCAAAAAGTGGTTGATGGAGCTTATCTGAAAGATGGAATGCTCTATTTTAAAGAGCAAGCGATTATGGCTGCAACTGACTTAGGTGTCCCAGGTAGCCACAATATTGAAAATGCCTTAGCAACTATTGTAGTCGCCAAGCTATCTGGTATTGCTGATGATATTATTGCCCAGACCCTTTCACATTTTGGAGGCGTTAAACATCGTTTGCAACGGGTTGGTCAAATCAAAGACATCACTTTCTACAATGACAGTAAGTCAACCAATATCTTAGCCACTCAAAAAGCCTTGTCAGGTTTTGATAACAGTCGCTTGATTTTGATTGCTGGTGGTCTAGATCGTGGCAATGAATTTGATGATTTGGTGCCAGACCTTTTAGAACTTAAACAGATGATTATTTTGGGAGAATCAGCAGAGCGAATGAAACGAGCAGCAGATAAGGCAAATGTCCCATACTTGGAAGCGACAGATGTTGCAGCTGCGACAAAATTGGCTTTCAAAAAAGCCCAAGCAGGAGACACTATTTTACTTAGCCCAGCCAATGCTAGTTGGGATATGTACCCTAATTTTGAGGTTCGTGGAGATGAATTTTTGGCAACCTTTGAATGTTTAAAAGGAGATGCCAATGCCTAA
- a CDS encoding UDP-N-acetylglucosamine--N-acetylmuramyl-(pentapeptide) pyrophosphoryl-undecaprenol N-acetylglucosamine transferase: MPKKILFTGGGTVGHVTLNLILIPKFIKDGWEVHYIGDKNGIEHTEIEKSGLDVTFHGIATGKLRRYFSWQNLADVFKVALGLLQSLFIIAKLRPQALFSKGGFVSVPPVMAAKLLGKPVFIHESDRSMGLANKIAYKFATTMYTTFDQEDQLSKAKHLGAVTKVSKEVNKMPESTQLEAVKEYFSRDLKTLLFIGGSAGAHVFNQFISDHPELKQGYNIINITGDPHLNELSPHLYRVDYVSDLYQPLMAMADLVVTRGGSNTLFELLAMAKLHLIVPLGKEASRGDQLENATYFEKRGYAKQLQESDLTLDSFDQAIADLFEHQADYEATMLATKEIQSPDFFYDLLRADISSTIKEK; encoded by the coding sequence ATGCCTAAGAAGATTTTATTTACAGGTGGTGGAACTGTTGGTCATGTCACCTTAAACCTCATTCTCATACCAAAATTTATCAAGGACGGTTGGGAAGTTCATTATATTGGTGATAAAAATGGCATTGAACATACAGAAATTGAAAAGTCGGGCCTTGACGTAACCTTTCATGGTATCGCAACAGGCAAGCTACGACGCTATTTTTCATGGCAAAATCTAGCTGATGTCTTTAAGGTTGCGCTTGGCCTCCTACAATCTCTCTTTATTATTGCCAAACTTCGCCCCCAAGCTCTTTTTTCAAAAGGTGGTTTTGTCTCAGTACCACCAGTTATGGCTGCTAAATTGCTTGGTAAACCAGTCTTTATTCATGAATCAGATCGGTCAATGGGACTAGCAAACAAGATTGCCTACAAATTTGCAACTACCATGTACACCACTTTTGATCAGGAAGACCAGTTGTCCAAAGCTAAGCACCTTGGAGCAGTGACAAAGGTTTCCAAAGAGGTCAACAAAATGCCTGAATCGACTCAATTAGAGGCGGTGAAAGAGTATTTTAGTAGAGACTTAAAAACTCTCTTGTTTATTGGCGGTTCGGCAGGGGCGCATGTGTTCAATCAGTTTATTAGTGACCATCCAGAATTGAAACAAGGTTACAACATTATCAATATTACAGGAGACCCTCACCTTAATGAACTAAGCCCTCATCTGTATCGAGTAGATTATGTAAGCGATCTTTACCAACCTTTGATGGCAATGGCTGACCTTGTGGTGACAAGAGGGGGTTCCAATACGCTTTTTGAGTTACTGGCAATGGCTAAACTGCACCTCATTGTTCCTCTTGGTAAAGAAGCTAGCCGTGGCGATCAGTTGGAAAATGCCACTTATTTTGAGAAGAGGGGCTATGCCAAACAATTACAGGAATCTGATTTAACTTTGGATAGTTTTGATCAGGCAATCGCTGATTTGTTTGAACATCAGGCTGATTATGAGGCTACTATGTTGGCAACTAAAGAGATTCAGTCACCCGACTTCTTTTATGACCTTTTGAGAGCCGATATTAGCTCCACGATTAAGGAGAAGTAA
- a CDS encoding cell division protein FtsQ/DivIB: protein MAKDKEKKSDDKLVLTEWQKRNIEFLKKKKQQAEEEKKLKEKLLSDKKAQQQAQTTPEAIEFKADEKTDNQETESETTSKPKKSKKVRQPKEKSATQIAFQKSLPVLLVTLLLMVVSIFMITPYSKLKDFSVKGNHRTSLEELVKASKVKASDYWLTLLVSPQPYEQAILATNPWVKSVTMTYHFPNHFQFNVTEFEVIAYAQLENGYQPILENGKRVETVNASELPKSFLILNLEDEQAVQDLVKQLTSLPKKLVRNIKSVSLANSKTTSDLLIIEMHDGNLVRVPQSQLTLKLPYYQKLKKNLESGSIVDMEVGIYTTTADIENQPEVPVAPEQNAADKEGEKPTEHQNQTVEETPTEASHEQATSSTETTTESSTSSSSDS, encoded by the coding sequence ATGGCAAAAGATAAAGAGAAAAAAAGTGATGACAAGCTTGTTTTGACGGAGTGGCAAAAGCGTAACATTGAATTTTTAAAGAAAAAGAAACAGCAAGCTGAGGAAGAAAAAAAACTCAAAGAGAAACTATTGAGTGATAAAAAAGCGCAGCAGCAAGCTCAAACCACTCCTGAAGCAATTGAGTTTAAAGCTGACGAGAAAACTGATAATCAGGAAACTGAGTCAGAAACGACGTCAAAACCTAAAAAATCTAAAAAGGTTAGACAACCCAAGGAAAAAAGTGCTACACAAATTGCTTTTCAAAAATCCTTGCCTGTTCTTTTGGTGACGCTCTTACTCATGGTGGTGTCTATTTTTATGATCACTCCTTACAGTAAGCTCAAAGACTTTTCAGTAAAAGGCAATCACCGAACAAGCCTCGAGGAGCTGGTGAAGGCAAGTAAGGTTAAAGCATCTGATTATTGGCTGACGTTACTTGTTTCGCCTCAGCCCTATGAGCAAGCGATTCTTGCTACCAATCCGTGGGTCAAATCTGTAACCATGACTTATCACTTTCCAAATCATTTCCAGTTCAATGTGACCGAATTTGAGGTGATTGCTTACGCTCAGCTAGAGAATGGGTACCAGCCTATTTTGGAAAATGGGAAACGTGTTGAGACAGTCAATGCTTCTGAATTACCAAAATCTTTCTTAATTCTCAATTTGGAAGATGAACAGGCCGTTCAAGACTTGGTCAAACAATTAACTAGCCTGCCTAAAAAATTAGTCAGAAATATCAAGTCAGTTTCCTTGGCCAATTCTAAAACAACATCAGATTTATTAATCATTGAAATGCACGATGGCAATTTGGTCAGGGTACCGCAATCACAGCTGACTCTAAAACTCCCCTACTATCAAAAATTGAAAAAAAATCTTGAAAGTGGTAGTATAGTAGATATGGAAGTTGGGATTTATACAACAACAGCAGACATTGAAAATCAACCGGAAGTTCCTGTTGCTCCTGAACAAAATGCTGCTGATAAAGAAGGTGAAAAGCCTACTGAGCATCAGAATCAGACCGTAGAAGAGACACCTACCGAAGCAAGTCATGAACAAGCGACTAGCTCAACAGAGACAACAACAGAAAGTAGCACTAGCTCGTCTAGCGACTCCTAA
- the ftsA gene encoding cell division protein FtsA has product MARNGFFTGLDIGTSSIKVLVAEFISGEMNVIGVSNVPSTGVKDGIIIDIEAAATAIKTAVDQAEEKAGMTIEKVNVGLPANLLQIEPTQGMIPVPSESKEIKDEDVDSVVKSALTKSITPEREVISLVPEEFIVDGFQGIRDPRGMMGIRLEMRGLIYTGPSTILHNLRKTVERAGIKVENIIISPLAMAKTVLNEGEREFGATVIDMGGGQTTVASMRAQELQYTNIYAEGGEYITKDISKVLKTSLSIAEALKYNFGRADVAEASLTETVKVDVVGSEEPVEVTERYLSEIISARIRHILDRVKQDLERGRLLDLPGGIVLIGGGAIMPGVVEVAQEIFGTTVKLHVPNQVGIRNPMFANVISLVEYVGMMSEVDVLAQNAVSGEELLRRKPIDFTGQESYLPDYNELRRPEPTVRYEQQAPQATYEPQAPAEPKQKISERVRGIFGSMFD; this is encoded by the coding sequence ATGGCTAGAAATGGCTTTTTTACTGGTTTGGACATTGGAACAAGCTCGATAAAAGTTTTAGTAGCAGAATTTATTTCTGGGGAGATGAATGTCATTGGTGTGAGTAATGTTCCAAGTACCGGCGTAAAAGATGGCATAATAATTGATATTGAGGCAGCAGCGACTGCCATCAAAACTGCAGTAGACCAAGCAGAAGAAAAAGCAGGAATGACAATTGAAAAGGTGAACGTTGGCTTGCCAGCTAATCTCCTTCAAATCGAGCCAACACAAGGCATGATTCCTGTTCCCAGTGAATCAAAAGAAATCAAAGATGAAGACGTTGACAGTGTTGTTAAATCTGCCCTAACTAAGAGTATTACTCCAGAACGTGAAGTCATTTCTTTGGTTCCAGAAGAATTTATTGTTGATGGCTTCCAAGGTATTCGCGATCCACGTGGCATGATGGGTATTCGTTTAGAAATGCGTGGATTGATTTACACTGGACCAAGCACCATCTTACACAATTTGCGCAAGACGGTTGAACGTGCAGGTATCAAGGTGGAAAACATTATCATTTCACCTTTAGCCATGGCTAAAACTGTTTTAAATGAAGGTGAACGTGAATTTGGAGCTACTGTTATTGATATGGGTGGTGGTCAAACAACTGTTGCCTCTATGAGAGCTCAAGAATTACAATACACTAATATTTATGCTGAAGGTGGCGAATACATCACTAAAGATATTTCCAAAGTGTTAAAAACCTCCTTGTCTATCGCAGAAGCCTTGAAATATAATTTTGGTCGAGCAGATGTCGCTGAAGCTAGCCTGACAGAAACCGTTAAGGTAGATGTTGTTGGTAGTGAAGAACCTGTCGAAGTGACTGAGCGCTACTTATCTGAAATTATTTCAGCACGTATTCGTCATATTCTTGACCGTGTGAAACAAGATTTGGAGAGAGGACGTTTACTTGACCTACCTGGAGGTATCGTTCTGATTGGTGGTGGCGCTATTATGCCTGGAGTGGTTGAGGTAGCACAAGAAATCTTTGGCACGACTGTTAAATTGCATGTTCCTAACCAAGTTGGAATCAGAAATCCAATGTTTGCTAATGTGATTAGTTTAGTGGAGTATGTAGGCATGATGTCTGAAGTAGATGTTTTAGCACAAAATGCTGTTTCAGGTGAAGAACTCTTGAGACGTAAACCAATTGATTTTACGGGTCAGGAATCTTACTTGCCAGACTACAATGAGTTAAGAAGACCTGAGCCAACTGTCCGTTATGAGCAACAAGCACCCCAAGCAACTTACGAGCCACAGGCACCTGCTGAGCCTAAACAAAAAATTTCAGAACGCGTCCGTGGCATCTTTGGAAGCATGTTTGACTAA
- the ftsZ gene encoding cell division protein FtsZ: MAFSFDTASIQGAIIKVIGVGGGGGNAINRMIDEGVAGVEFIAANTDIQALSSSKAETVIQLGPKLTRGLGAGGQPEVGRKAAEESEEVLSEALTGADMVFITAGMGGGSGTGAAPVIARIAKSLGALTVAVVTRPFGFEGNKRGNFAIEGIQELREQVDTLLIISNNNLLEIVDKKTPLLEALSEADNVLRQGVQGITDLITSPGLINLDFADVKTVMANKGNALMGIGIGSGEERIVEAARKAIYSPLLETTIDGAEDVIVNVTGGLDMTLTEAEEASEIVGQAAGQGVNIWLGTSIDDTMKDEIRVTVVATGVRQDKAEQVSGFRQPRTFTQANAQQAAGAQYASEQVKQPVQPGFDRRSSFDFDMGETREMPNTQTATPNHNQNQGSAFGNWDLRRDNIARPTEGELDNQLNMSTFSANDDIDDELETPPFFKNR; this comes from the coding sequence ATGGCATTTTCATTTGATACTGCATCAATTCAAGGTGCAATCATTAAAGTAATCGGTGTTGGTGGAGGTGGCGGAAACGCTATTAACCGTATGATTGATGAAGGTGTTGCAGGTGTTGAATTTATCGCTGCAAACACTGATATTCAAGCATTGAGTTCATCAAAAGCTGAAACGGTTATCCAACTTGGACCAAAATTAACACGCGGTCTAGGAGCTGGGGGTCAACCTGAAGTTGGTCGTAAAGCAGCTGAAGAAAGTGAAGAAGTTTTGAGTGAAGCTCTTACAGGTGCAGACATGGTCTTTATCACTGCTGGTATGGGTGGTGGATCTGGTACAGGGGCTGCACCAGTAATCGCACGCATTGCTAAAAGTCTAGGAGCTTTGACCGTAGCTGTCGTTACCCGTCCGTTTGGTTTTGAAGGTAATAAACGTGGCAACTTTGCTATTGAAGGTATCCAAGAATTACGTGAGCAAGTTGATACACTATTAATTATTTCAAACAATAACCTTCTTGAAATTGTTGATAAAAAGACACCGTTACTTGAAGCACTTAGTGAAGCAGATAATGTTTTACGTCAAGGTGTTCAAGGAATTACTGACTTGATCACAAGTCCAGGTCTTATTAACCTTGACTTTGCTGATGTGAAAACAGTTATGGCAAACAAAGGAAATGCCCTTATGGGTATCGGTATTGGTTCTGGTGAAGAACGTATCGTTGAGGCAGCTCGTAAGGCGATCTACTCACCACTCCTTGAAACCACTATTGATGGTGCAGAAGATGTTATTGTCAATGTTACAGGGGGACTTGACATGACTCTTACAGAAGCCGAAGAAGCTTCCGAAATTGTTGGTCAGGCAGCAGGTCAAGGGGTTAATATTTGGTTGGGAACATCTATCGATGACACCATGAAAGATGAAATCCGCGTGACTGTTGTTGCAACAGGTGTCCGTCAAGATAAGGCTGAACAAGTATCAGGTTTCCGTCAACCTCGTACCTTTACCCAAGCTAATGCTCAACAAGCAGCTGGTGCTCAATATGCTTCAGAACAAGTTAAACAACCTGTTCAACCAGGTTTTGATCGTCGCTCAAGCTTTGATTTTGATATGGGTGAAACACGTGAGATGCCAAACACCCAAACAGCGACACCTAATCACAATCAAAACCAAGGGTCAGCATTTGGCAACTGGGATTTGAGACGTGATAATATTGCTCGTCCAACTGAAGGTGAACTTGATAATCAATTAAACATGTCAACCTTCTCAGCTAATGATGACATTGATGACGAATTGGAAACACCACCATTTTTTAAAAACCGTTGA
- a CDS encoding YggS family pyridoxal phosphate-dependent enzyme, with protein sequence MDLQKNKRIVFDNVRLATEAANRPADSVSVIAVTKYVDSTIAGQLIDTGIEHIAENRVDKFLDKYEALKDKSVIWHLIGTLQRRKVKDVINLVDYFHALDSVRLASEIEKRADHPVKCFLQVNISEEDSKHGFKVSEIDAAIEEIDKMENIQLVGLMTMAPANASQESVAEIFREANQLRKNLQSKKRKNMPFTELSMGMSSDYTIAIQEGSTFVRIGTSFFH encoded by the coding sequence ATGGATTTACAAAAAAATAAAAGGATTGTTTTTGACAATGTCCGCTTAGCCACTGAGGCAGCTAATCGACCAGCAGACAGTGTTTCAGTCATAGCTGTGACAAAATATGTGGACAGTACAATTGCAGGTCAGCTTATTGATACCGGCATTGAGCATATTGCTGAAAATCGTGTGGATAAGTTTCTTGATAAATATGAGGCCTTAAAAGACAAGTCGGTGATATGGCACCTTATTGGGACCTTACAACGTCGTAAAGTAAAGGATGTTATCAACCTTGTTGATTACTTTCATGCCTTGGATTCTGTGAGGTTGGCTTCAGAAATTGAAAAGAGAGCTGATCATCCTGTAAAGTGTTTTCTACAAGTTAATATTTCAGAAGAAGACAGTAAGCATGGCTTTAAGGTCTCTGAAATTGATGCAGCGATTGAGGAGATAGACAAGATGGAAAACATCCAACTGGTTGGTCTGATGACCATGGCACCAGCAAATGCTAGTCAAGAAAGCGTTGCAGAGATTTTCCGAGAAGCCAATCAATTGAGAAAAAACTTGCAGTCAAAAAAAAGAAAGAATATGCCTTTTACAGAATTGAGTATGGGCATGAGTAGTGATTATACAATTGCTATTCAGGAAGGTTCAACCTTTGTTCGTATTGGCACATCTTTCTTTCACTAA
- the sepF gene encoding cell division protein SepF has protein sequence MAIKDTFNKMISYFDTDGVNEVEEEATASTEETTRRPQQTAKPSSQPQQAPRTSQPQQAQHRRPQAQVQARPQTQTQSRQNPSERHYQSQMRVPQEATEKRTSTAVPTAASRREQYQHLAQSDQTTIALKYPRKYEDAQEIVDLLIVNECVLIDFQYMLDAQARRCLDFIDGASKVLYGTLQKVGSSMYLLTPSNVSVNIEEMNIPTNGQDIGFDFDMKRR, from the coding sequence ATGGCAATTAAAGACACATTTAATAAGATGATTTCTTATTTTGATACTGATGGGGTTAATGAAGTAGAAGAAGAAGCAACTGCTTCAACTGAGGAAACTACGCGCAGACCGCAGCAGACAGCTAAACCAAGTAGTCAGCCACAGCAAGCACCTAGAACGAGTCAGCCGCAACAGGCTCAACACAGGAGGCCTCAAGCGCAAGTTCAGGCAAGACCTCAGACTCAGACGCAATCAAGACAAAACCCTTCTGAGCGCCATTACCAGTCTCAAATGAGAGTTCCTCAAGAAGCAACTGAGAAAAGAACGAGTACAGCAGTGCCTACTGCTGCTAGTCGTCGCGAGCAATATCAACATTTAGCTCAATCGGATCAAACAACGATTGCTTTGAAGTATCCTCGTAAATATGAAGATGCTCAAGAAATTGTTGATTTATTGATTGTTAACGAGTGTGTCTTGATTGATTTTCAGTACATGCTAGATGCTCAAGCAAGACGTTGTTTGGACTTTATTGACGGTGCGAGCAAGGTTCTGTATGGAACTTTACAAAAAGTTGGGTCTTCGATGTATTTGTTGACCCCATCAAATGTATCTGTTAATATTGAAGAGATGAATATCCCAACTAATGGCCAAGATATTGGTTTTGATTTTGATATGAAGAGACGGTAA
- a CDS encoding YggT family protein — MLLILSILLRLIRVYSYLLVAYALLSWFPGAYNSWFGRLLSGIVEPVLKPFRAFNLQFAGLDFTIFIIIIGLNFLAQILVRVFI, encoded by the coding sequence ATGCTATTGATACTATCTATCCTTCTTCGACTAATCAGAGTTTACAGTTACTTACTAGTAGCTTACGCCCTATTATCATGGTTTCCTGGGGCATATAACTCTTGGTTTGGTCGCTTACTGAGTGGGATTGTTGAACCGGTCTTGAAACCCTTTAGAGCATTTAACTTACAATTTGCTGGCCTTGATTTTACCATTTTTATCATTATTATTGGGTTAAACTTTTTAGCTCAAATTTTGGTTAGAGTATTTATTTAA
- a CDS encoding DivIVA domain-containing protein: MALTALEIKDKTFKTKFRGYSEEEVNEFLDIVVDDYEALVRKNRDNEARIKDLEEKLSYFDEMKESLSQSVILAQETAEKVKATANAEATNLVSKATYDAQQLLDESKAKANQMLRDATDEAKRVAIETEELKRQTRVFHQRLISSIESQLSLSNSPEWDELLQPTAIYLQNSDAAFKEVVKTVLNEDIPDSDDSASFDATRQFTPEELEELQRRVNESNKELESHQLEHHNEPVAEPEVNLSETQTFKLNI, encoded by the coding sequence ATGGCACTTACAGCACTAGAAATTAAAGATAAAACCTTTAAAACGAAATTTCGCGGATACAGTGAAGAGGAAGTCAATGAATTTCTCGATATTGTTGTTGATGATTACGAAGCTTTGGTTCGTAAAAATCGTGACAACGAAGCAAGAATTAAAGATCTTGAAGAAAAGTTATCTTATTTCGATGAAATGAAAGAATCGCTTAGCCAATCTGTTATTTTGGCGCAAGAGACAGCCGAAAAGGTAAAAGCAACTGCTAACGCAGAAGCAACCAACTTGGTGAGCAAGGCAACTTATGATGCCCAACAGTTGCTTGATGAATCTAAAGCGAAAGCAAACCAAATGTTGCGTGATGCAACTGATGAAGCTAAACGCGTTGCGATTGAGACAGAGGAATTGAAACGTCAAACACGTGTTTTCCATCAACGGTTGATTTCATCGATTGAGTCACAATTGAGCCTATCCAATTCACCTGAGTGGGATGAATTGTTACAGCCGACAGCAATTTACCTTCAAAATTCTGATGCAGCCTTCAAAGAAGTGGTCAAAACAGTTTTGAATGAAGATATTCCTGATTCAGATGATAGTGCTTCTTTTGATGCCACACGTCAATTCACTCCAGAAGAGTTGGAAGAGTTGCAACGTCGCGTTAATGAAAGCAACAAAGAATTAGAATCTCATCAGCTTGAGCACCACAATGAGCCTGTAGCTGAACCTGAAGTAAATCTCAGTGAGACACAAACCTTTAAATTGAATATTTAA